A single Venturia canescens isolate UGA chromosome 1, ASM1945775v1, whole genome shotgun sequence DNA region contains:
- the LOC122419007 gene encoding myoneurin-like: MMSVKQEGKRLSGENMATGPVIRVGPIINPTTNETISIVIPLSPSGQLSGLPSRIITERTISGKDTVETRIEEVTGTIIEERDMKAERARAIVSQPEQQESLILAMSSPNEPTKTREKSVPSLLSSTSSTSSQIRADKTKGCPFPTCSRYRRAFSRAHDLKRHIARHETRKERLVENSRDDIRTCFQCGESFLNEIILQRHERTHNKQQENANLPLVLSTTPSSSVTPASRNHCYPCNVCKKKYANENKLKEHLVTHDKTSTGNSCLLCGCEFNDAEKLQNHMREHTTNMLQSQQHLTTNGMSVENSQGSGGIKVESAGALKQELKSDEVVEEDEDEEFMLEEMLLLNKNPRLMRASIGSSTSTNNGASIGSVMASSSSTSVTSSSSSSSPNIVPNANKIRCDYCSKTFKTKWTLSSHVAAHEGRFQFGCTRCGKKFVRKSHFEGHVRSHEAARPYVCEQCGKTFKELKHRREHTKRKHPGNQNAIQNLLDSISACVSEESSVGEQAKFALLMPMNFGA, translated from the exons ATGATGTCAGTGAAGCAAGAAGGAAAACGCTTGAGCGGAGAAAACATGGCAACAGGACCAGTGATACGAGTGGGGCCGATAATAAATCCGACGACGAATGAAACAATATCGATAGTGATCCCGTTATCACCATCAGGTCAATTGTCAGGATTGCCAAGTAGGATAATAACGGAACGTACGATCTCGGGGAAGGACACGGTGGAGACTAGAATTGAGGAAGTGACAGGAACGATAATCGAGGAAAGGGACATGAAAGCGGAACGCGCGCGGGCGATCGTGTCCCAACCTGAGCAACAAGAATCGCTCATTCTCGCAATGTCCTCTCCGAATGAACCgacaaaaacgagagaaaagtcAGTTCCGTCGTTGTTATCTTCGACCTCATCTACGAGTTCCCAAATTCGTGCTGATAAAACGAAAGGATGTCCTTTCCCAACGTGTTCACGTTACCGACGCGCTTTTTCACGAGCCCACGATCTCAAACGTCACATCGCTCGTCACGAAACCCGCAAAGAACGTCTCGTCGAAAACAGCAGAGACGACATTCGCACGTGCTTTCAATGTGGCGAGAGCTTCCTCAACGAAATCATCCTACAAAGGCATGAACGCACCCACAACAAACAACAGGAGAATGCGAACTTGCCTCTTGTTCTCTCCACGACACCCTCGTCATCTGTCACTCCCGCTTCTCGTAATCATTGTTATCCTTGCAAtgtctgcaaaaaaaaatacgccaACGAGAACAAACTCAAGGAACATCTCGTTACTCATGACAAG ACTTCGACCGGTAACTCGTGTTTGCTGTGTGGCTGCGAATTCAACGACGCTGAAAAGCTGCAGAATCACATGAGGGAACACACAACAAATATGTTGCAAAGCCAACAGCACTTGACAacgaacggaatgtcagtagAAAACTCCCAAGGAAGTGGTGGGATCAAGGTAGAGAGCGCAGGAGCGTTGAAGCAGGAACTTAAGTCGGATGAGGTGGTGgaagaggacgaggacgaagaattTATGTTGGAAGAGATGTTGCTGTTGAATAAGAATCCCCGATTGATGCGGGCTTCGATAGGTTCATCGACTAGTACAAATAATGGAGCGTCGATTGGTTCGGTGATGGCGAGTTCTTCGTCGACTTCGGTGACGTCGTCTTCAAGTTCGTCCTCGCCGAACATCGTTCCTAACGCGAACAAAATCCGTTGCGATTATTGTTCCAAAACTTTTAAGACTAAATGGACACTGAGCTCTCACGTAGCGGCGCACGAAGGACGTTTTCAGTTCGGTTGTACACGatgcggaaaaaaattcgttcgcaAAAGCCATTTCGAAGGACACGTGCGCTCCCACGAAGCTGCGAGGCCTTACGTCTGTGAGCAGTGCGGTAAAACCTTCAAGGAATTGAAGCATCGACGCGAACATACCAAACGGAAACACCCAGGGAACCAGAATGCCATACAAAATTTACTCGACAGCATTAGCGCTTGTGTCTCAGAGGAATCGTCGGTGGGCGAACAGGCCAAATTTGCTCTCCTTATGCCGATGAATTTTGGCGCGTAA
- the LOC122419008 gene encoding chymotrypsin-like elastase family member 2A isoform X2, with the protein MLKDCGRAAKNQRQPRSYTVDPIVKDYHQKNRRGGGHETRTQNSTLDFHSTKMTGRIFNGKPSKRGSWPWQVSLQLLHPKLGFIGHWCGGVLIESTWIITAAHCIHNDLFNLPIGALWTAVLGEWQLESGQRGSARIPIERVIIHERFNNYVHDIALMKLSRAAPLSKIIRTICLPEAINSTNNDDDNTIDKEQCIASGWGRSGPSPSLSNALLEANVPILNLEDCQRAYGKGVPIGPGHLCAGHTDGSSGSCVGDSGGPLQCRRRSDGVWQLTGVTSFGSGCARPGFPDVYTRLRYYLDWIKTTIATSPDFDMYNS; encoded by the exons ATGTTAAAAG ATTGCGGTCGTGCTGCCAAGAATCAGAGACAACCCCGCAGTTATACCGTCGATCCGATAGTCAAAGATTACCACCAGAAAAATCGTCGGGGAGGGGGCCACGAAACGAGAACGCAAAATTCAACACTGGACTTTCATAGCACGAAAATGACAGGGAGAATATTCAATGGGAAACCCAGCAAACGAGGCTCTTGGCCATGGCAAGTATCGCTTCAGTTGTTGCATCCGAAACTCGGTTTCATCGGGCACTGGTGTGGAGGAGTTCTCATTGAATCAACTTGGATAATAACCGCTGCGCATTGCATCCACAA CGATCTCTTCAATCTTCCAATCGGAGCTCTTTGGACCGCGGTTCTTGGTGAATGGCAGTTGGAATCGGGACAACGTGGTTCAGCCCGGATTCCCATCGAACGTGTCATTATTCACGAGAGATTCAATAACTACGTTCATGATATCG CACTGATGAAGCTGAGCAGAGCGGCTCCGCTATCGAAGATAATTCGAACAATTTGCTTGCCCGAAGCAATTAACAGCACTAATAACGATGACGATAACACGATCGACAAAGAGCAATGCATCGCTTCAGGCTGGGGTCGTTCCGGACcgtcaccgtctctctcgaaCGCGCTGCTCGAGGCTAACGTGCCGATCCTCAATCTCGAAGATTGTCAGCGCGCATACGGGAAAGGCGTACCGATTGGTCCGGGGCACTTATGCGCGGGCCACACAGATGGCTCTTCCGGCAGTTGCGTg GGTGATTCTGGAGGACCATTACAATGTCGAAGGCGCAGCGACGGAGTATGGCAACTCACGGGTGTCACTTCTTTCGGATCTGGATGCGCGAGACCAGGCTTCCCGGATGTCTATACCAGACTACGATATTATCTCGACTGGATTAAAACTACCATCGCAACGTCCCCCGATTTCGATATGTATAATTCATAA
- the LOC122419008 gene encoding chymotrypsin-like elastase family member 2A isoform X1, translating into MWLSAHDPLPRAFSLFFALITLLICADSMTNAIDSRRIHHKGIDCGRAAKNQRQPRSYTVDPIVKDYHQKNRRGGGHETRTQNSTLDFHSTKMTGRIFNGKPSKRGSWPWQVSLQLLHPKLGFIGHWCGGVLIESTWIITAAHCIHNDLFNLPIGALWTAVLGEWQLESGQRGSARIPIERVIIHERFNNYVHDIALMKLSRAAPLSKIIRTICLPEAINSTNNDDDNTIDKEQCIASGWGRSGPSPSLSNALLEANVPILNLEDCQRAYGKGVPIGPGHLCAGHTDGSSGSCVGDSGGPLQCRRRSDGVWQLTGVTSFGSGCARPGFPDVYTRLRYYLDWIKTTIATSPDFDMYNS; encoded by the exons ATGTGGCTCAGTGCTCACGACCCTTTGCCACGTGCTTTCTCGCTTTTCTTTGCTTTGATCACTCTACTTATCTGTGCCGACTCGATGACCAACGCCATCGATAGTCGCCGGATTCACCACAAAGGAATCG ATTGCGGTCGTGCTGCCAAGAATCAGAGACAACCCCGCAGTTATACCGTCGATCCGATAGTCAAAGATTACCACCAGAAAAATCGTCGGGGAGGGGGCCACGAAACGAGAACGCAAAATTCAACACTGGACTTTCATAGCACGAAAATGACAGGGAGAATATTCAATGGGAAACCCAGCAAACGAGGCTCTTGGCCATGGCAAGTATCGCTTCAGTTGTTGCATCCGAAACTCGGTTTCATCGGGCACTGGTGTGGAGGAGTTCTCATTGAATCAACTTGGATAATAACCGCTGCGCATTGCATCCACAA CGATCTCTTCAATCTTCCAATCGGAGCTCTTTGGACCGCGGTTCTTGGTGAATGGCAGTTGGAATCGGGACAACGTGGTTCAGCCCGGATTCCCATCGAACGTGTCATTATTCACGAGAGATTCAATAACTACGTTCATGATATCG CACTGATGAAGCTGAGCAGAGCGGCTCCGCTATCGAAGATAATTCGAACAATTTGCTTGCCCGAAGCAATTAACAGCACTAATAACGATGACGATAACACGATCGACAAAGAGCAATGCATCGCTTCAGGCTGGGGTCGTTCCGGACcgtcaccgtctctctcgaaCGCGCTGCTCGAGGCTAACGTGCCGATCCTCAATCTCGAAGATTGTCAGCGCGCATACGGGAAAGGCGTACCGATTGGTCCGGGGCACTTATGCGCGGGCCACACAGATGGCTCTTCCGGCAGTTGCGTg GGTGATTCTGGAGGACCATTACAATGTCGAAGGCGCAGCGACGGAGTATGGCAACTCACGGGTGTCACTTCTTTCGGATCTGGATGCGCGAGACCAGGCTTCCCGGATGTCTATACCAGACTACGATATTATCTCGACTGGATTAAAACTACCATCGCAACGTCCCCCGATTTCGATATGTATAATTCATAA